A window from Opitutia bacterium ISCC 52 encodes these proteins:
- a CDS encoding glycosyltransferase — protein MANTPASLPCYNEGARLADFLPSLCKAILKSGLSVEVQIVDDGSEFYHQGHYRSLLKLLRPAFSFLRDTLTLDFNQGKGRTVYAGWDQAKSADMLVFADADGAVGPEEVVRVLKMVNENPETANTLYVASRIKNETSEVNRRAIRNIGGLTFRWLRKQLFSLPIQDTQCGFKVVPNAFFTENREKLIEPGFASDIELLYRAQQANINLKEVPVTWNDIKGGHMSFRNSISLFKDLLRLKYRLDKEE, from the coding sequence ATGGCTAACACGCCCGCAAGCCTGCCCTGCTACAATGAAGGAGCCCGTTTGGCTGATTTTCTGCCTTCCTTGTGTAAGGCTATTCTGAAATCCGGTTTATCGGTCGAGGTTCAGATTGTCGATGATGGCTCAGAATTTTACCATCAGGGGCACTACCGAAGCCTTTTGAAACTGCTTCGCCCTGCTTTTTCATTTTTAAGGGATACTTTGACCCTAGATTTTAACCAAGGGAAAGGCCGTACAGTCTACGCGGGCTGGGATCAGGCAAAATCTGCGGATATGTTGGTTTTCGCAGATGCGGATGGGGCTGTTGGACCTGAAGAAGTCGTCCGAGTTCTGAAAATGGTGAATGAAAATCCGGAGACAGCTAACACGCTTTATGTAGCCAGCCGGATTAAAAACGAAACCTCGGAAGTAAACAGGCGAGCCATTCGCAACATCGGCGGTTTGACCTTTCGCTGGCTAAGGAAGCAGCTGTTTTCCTTACCAATTCAGGACACGCAATGCGGATTTAAAGTAGTGCCAAATGCATTCTTCACAGAAAACCGCGAAAAACTGATCGAACCAGGCTTCGCCTCCGACATCGAGCTCCTCTACCGCGCACAACAAGCTAATATTAACTTAAAGGAAGTCCCCGTAACCTGGAACGATATCAAAGGTGGCCATATGAGCTTTAGAAATTCAATCAGTCTGTTCAAAGATCTGCTGCGTTTGAAGTATCGTCTGGACAAGGAAGAATAA
- the arfB gene encoding aminoacyl-tRNA hydrolase, with translation MVRISKTVFIPEIEFKYHAIRSQGPGGQNVDKVSSAVQLFFNIPLSSLREELKERLLKLKDNRITAKGVIVIKAQSFRSQGKNEEEARQRLAEIIRSVLIQPKKRRPSKPSRGTIEKRLNSKKRRSKSKNLRRRVNPI, from the coding sequence ATCGTGAGGATTTCAAAAACAGTCTTCATCCCAGAAATCGAATTCAAATACCACGCAATTCGGTCACAGGGTCCAGGCGGGCAGAACGTCGATAAAGTTTCCTCGGCTGTCCAGCTGTTTTTCAATATTCCTCTGTCGAGTCTGCGGGAGGAGCTCAAGGAGCGATTGTTAAAATTGAAGGACAACCGCATAACTGCTAAAGGAGTTATCGTAATCAAGGCCCAGTCTTTCCGTAGCCAAGGAAAGAATGAAGAGGAGGCCCGACAAAGATTGGCCGAAATAATTCGCTCAGTTTTGATTCAACCAAAAAAGAGGCGACCCTCCAAGCCTTCCAGAGGAACTATAGAAAAACGGCTGAATTCAAAAAAACGTCGAAGCAAGAGCAAGAACCTACGGCGCCGGGTAAATCCAATTTAA